From one Rhizobium rosettiformans genomic stretch:
- a CDS encoding lytic transglycosylase domain-containing protein, whose amino-acid sequence MNVRTDRGIALCMAASLLAGLGGCTAIDESVKADLAAAPVANPKSPEMQAAMAAEAATNGTAAPEAAAATQAELAAANPGPAPIIPGTETAAPIPALKASALSPTTPQTAATDALAMVTTPATTESQQMAVAAASTEATLSPPAASAAPASAATATAEPAAAKPPVVLAYAAPLRATALTSFGDPFDVSPPGEPPAPNAGRKPDTVGPTRLNALIEKYSKLYEIPTDLVHRVVHRESRYNPAAYSKGNYGLMQIRYNTAKAMGYNGPADGLFDAETNIKYAVKYLKGAWVVADNDHDQAVRLYSRGYYYDAKRKGLLHLTR is encoded by the coding sequence ATGAACGTCAGAACTGACCGCGGCATCGCTCTCTGCATGGCTGCTTCACTGTTGGCTGGACTGGGTGGATGCACCGCGATCGATGAGAGCGTGAAGGCAGATCTTGCCGCCGCGCCGGTTGCCAATCCGAAGTCTCCGGAAATGCAGGCTGCCATGGCGGCCGAAGCCGCAACGAATGGCACAGCTGCGCCCGAGGCGGCAGCGGCGACACAGGCCGAGCTTGCAGCCGCAAACCCCGGTCCCGCGCCGATCATTCCCGGTACGGAAACTGCAGCGCCGATCCCGGCCCTCAAGGCCTCTGCCCTTTCCCCCACCACGCCGCAGACGGCAGCCACGGATGCGCTGGCCATGGTGACGACGCCGGCGACCACAGAGAGCCAGCAGATGGCCGTGGCAGCGGCATCCACCGAGGCAACACTCAGCCCACCCGCAGCAAGTGCGGCTCCCGCATCCGCCGCGACGGCTACTGCGGAGCCTGCAGCGGCGAAGCCGCCCGTCGTTCTTGCTTACGCTGCCCCGCTGCGCGCAACGGCACTTACAAGTTTCGGCGATCCCTTCGACGTCTCGCCCCCGGGCGAACCGCCGGCACCCAACGCGGGACGCAAGCCGGATACGGTTGGCCCGACGCGGCTTAATGCGCTCATCGAGAAATATTCCAAGCTCTACGAGATCCCGACCGATCTCGTCCATCGCGTCGTTCATCGCGAGAGCCGCTATAATCCCGCCGCCTACAGCAAGGGCAATTACGGCCTGATGCAGATCCGCTACAACACGGCCAAGGCCATGGGTTACAACGGCCCCGCCGATGGCCTCTTCGACGCCGAAACCAACATCAAGTACGCGGTGAAGTATTTGAAGGGTGCCTGGGTGGTCGCGGACAATGATCACGATCAGGCTGTCCGCCTGTATTCCCGTGGCTATTACTACGATGCCAAGCGCAAGGGCCTGCTGCACCTGACGCGTTGA
- a CDS encoding serine hydrolase domain-containing protein, whose amino-acid sequence MRKLMTWGVRVAVALVGIIAVAAAWVVVYPPELLRVGTGYAAKIVCSNVFIAGRDADEVLRDDVQAPGHPLLKLVRAEVDLEQGLVKTALLGFVAPSTALHRTGLGCATLSISAIEAARGRSAPPAEAASVDMAAAWPEGDAVPENDPRLQAILSDADLLGPSARAVVVVKDGRIVGEAYGPGFNADTPLLGWSMTKTVTAALIGILKGEGRIDESATKLFPEWNGDSRAEISLSDLLAMESGLSFNESYGDVTDVTRMLYLEGDMGAYAASLPPASEPGTRFNYSSGETVLISRYWMSRFSDRAAALAYPREALFDVIGMGSAVLEADPNGIFVGSSYLYATARDWARFGLLIAENGRWSGRQLVDPSVMARIFEPAAVSNGAYTRGQAWQNGPGDKDSSFSLPEETLWMLGHDGQSIAIIPSENLVVVRLGLTPRRLDYRPQRLLQAVRDALR is encoded by the coding sequence ATGCGGAAACTGATGACGTGGGGCGTTCGGGTGGCGGTGGCTCTGGTCGGCATCATTGCGGTGGCCGCAGCCTGGGTCGTTGTGTATCCGCCCGAACTGCTCAGGGTCGGCACCGGCTATGCCGCGAAGATCGTCTGCTCGAATGTCTTCATCGCCGGTCGCGACGCCGACGAGGTGCTGCGCGATGATGTGCAGGCCCCCGGACACCCGCTGCTGAAACTCGTGCGCGCGGAGGTCGATCTCGAACAGGGCCTGGTGAAAACTGCCCTGCTGGGCTTTGTCGCACCATCGACCGCGCTGCATCGAACCGGCCTCGGCTGCGCGACCTTGAGCATTTCTGCGATCGAGGCGGCGAGGGGTCGGTCTGCTCCGCCGGCCGAAGCCGCCTCGGTGGACATGGCTGCGGCTTGGCCGGAGGGTGACGCAGTGCCGGAGAACGATCCTCGGCTGCAGGCCATACTCTCTGATGCCGACCTTCTCGGACCGAGTGCCCGAGCAGTCGTCGTCGTCAAGGACGGCCGGATCGTCGGTGAGGCCTATGGCCCGGGTTTCAATGCGGACACACCGCTTCTGGGTTGGTCGATGACAAAGACGGTGACGGCCGCGCTCATCGGCATCCTCAAGGGGGAGGGCCGGATCGACGAGAGTGCGACGAAGCTGTTTCCGGAATGGAATGGCGATAGCCGCGCCGAAATCTCGCTTTCGGATTTGCTTGCCATGGAAAGCGGCCTCAGCTTCAACGAGAGCTATGGCGACGTGACCGACGTGACGCGCATGCTCTATCTCGAAGGCGATATGGGCGCCTATGCGGCGTCGCTGCCTCCAGCTTCAGAGCCGGGAACGAGGTTCAACTACTCTTCCGGCGAAACGGTGCTGATCTCGCGCTATTGGATGTCGCGCTTCTCGGACCGCGCGGCGGCGCTCGCCTATCCGCGTGAGGCCCTGTTCGACGTGATCGGCATGGGCAGCGCAGTGCTCGAGGCGGATCCAAACGGCATCTTTGTCGGCAGTTCCTATCTCTACGCAACGGCCCGGGACTGGGCACGCTTCGGTCTTCTGATTGCGGAGAACGGACGCTGGTCTGGCCGACAGCTCGTCGATCCGTCCGTGATGGCACGCATCTTCGAACCGGCTGCCGTTTCCAATGGCGCCTATACGAGAGGGCAGGCCTGGCAGAATGGTCCGGGAGACAAGGACAGCAGCTTTTCGCTGCCCGAGGAGACGCTCTGGATGCTCGGCCATGACGGCCAGTCGATTGCCATCATTCCGTCGGAGAACTTGGTGGTCGTGAGGCTTGGTCTTACGCCGCGTAGGCTCGACTACAGGCCGCAGAGGCTGTTGCAGGCGGTACGAGACGCACTGCGCTGA
- a CDS encoding putative bifunctional diguanylate cyclase/phosphodiesterase — MMLSEIPFGRRLRYGLAGFLGGAAAPAAMALPVVAQSGFDAFSTAFLSEWTSLAAISLPLVGTAVGWRIASWEARLQERIRHLECGATALEAASRFDGLTGLGNRQALNEALEAVMVARGPSRGTLLLIDLDRFKYVNDTLGHAAGDVLLVGVADRLRQASGEGAQLFRLGADEFAVILPQALRRPVAEFVCLAIEAALAEPFILEQGRVMAGVSIGATLMSAEDREVAAVLQRADLALYRAKEVFGPAHAFYDEGLAREVKEGLELERDLSRGFVDGEFYLEYQPIVAVENGDVRSLEALLRWRHPKRGLITPDIFIPLAEKTGIIQVIGKWVVQQACAAAATWPAPTGVSVNVSGDQFKDPNFVTHILDCLVETGLSPERLTIEVTEAVFSVDIDLVCRSLAELRSSGVRIALDDFGTGFSSINNLRLFPLDELKIDRSFANQMLETSQGAKLVDLMHKLSETFQIRTTIEGIETKNQLDFIKRLGIGEAQGFLFSRPFAAAEALSYLQARLAQRAAPVG, encoded by the coding sequence ATGATGTTAAGTGAAATCCCGTTTGGGAGGCGACTGCGTTACGGACTTGCCGGATTTCTGGGTGGTGCTGCAGCGCCGGCCGCCATGGCTCTGCCCGTTGTGGCGCAGTCCGGATTTGATGCTTTTTCCACAGCTTTTCTGAGTGAATGGACCTCGCTTGCGGCCATTAGTCTGCCGCTTGTCGGTACCGCGGTCGGATGGCGAATCGCGTCCTGGGAGGCGAGGTTGCAAGAGCGTATCCGCCACCTCGAGTGCGGTGCGACGGCGCTCGAAGCGGCCTCGCGTTTCGATGGACTGACCGGCCTCGGTAACCGCCAGGCGCTGAATGAAGCACTTGAAGCCGTGATGGTGGCACGAGGTCCTTCGCGCGGGACGCTTCTGCTCATCGATCTCGACCGGTTCAAATATGTCAACGATACGCTCGGACATGCGGCTGGCGATGTACTGCTGGTCGGCGTGGCCGATCGTTTGCGTCAGGCTTCGGGCGAGGGGGCGCAGCTCTTTCGTCTCGGGGCCGACGAGTTCGCCGTCATCCTGCCGCAAGCGCTACGCCGCCCCGTGGCGGAGTTCGTCTGCCTGGCGATCGAAGCCGCGCTCGCCGAACCCTTCATACTGGAGCAGGGCCGCGTGATGGCCGGTGTCAGTATCGGTGCAACCCTCATGTCGGCCGAGGACAGGGAGGTCGCAGCCGTCTTGCAGCGGGCTGATCTTGCCCTCTACCGCGCCAAGGAGGTCTTCGGGCCTGCCCATGCCTTCTACGATGAAGGTCTCGCCCGCGAAGTGAAGGAAGGGCTTGAGCTCGAACGCGACCTTTCGCGCGGCTTTGTCGACGGGGAGTTCTATCTCGAATACCAGCCGATCGTCGCTGTGGAGAATGGCGATGTGCGTTCGCTGGAGGCGCTGCTGCGCTGGCGCCATCCGAAGAGGGGACTGATCACACCCGACATCTTTATCCCGCTCGCAGAAAAGACCGGCATCATCCAGGTGATCGGCAAATGGGTCGTGCAGCAGGCATGCGCTGCAGCTGCAACCTGGCCGGCACCGACTGGGGTCAGCGTCAACGTGTCGGGCGATCAGTTCAAGGATCCGAACTTCGTCACGCATATCCTTGATTGTCTGGTGGAAACAGGGCTCTCGCCCGAGCGGCTGACGATCGAAGTGACCGAAGCGGTGTTTTCCGTCGACATTGATCTTGTTTGCCGCAGTCTCGCCGAGCTCAGGTCGAGCGGCGTGCGCATCGCGCTTGACGATTTCGGCACCGGCTTTTCGTCGATCAACAATCTCCGGCTCTTCCCGCTCGATGAACTGAAGATCGACCGCTCCTTCGCGAACCAGATGCTCGAGACAAGCCAGGGGGCGAAACTCGTCGACCTCATGCACAAGCTGTCGGAAACCTTCCAGATCCGGACCACCATCGAAGGGATTGAGACCAAGAACCAGTTGGACTTCATCAAGCGTCTGGGTATCGGCGAGGCTCAAGGGTTCCTGTTTTCGCGCCCCTTCGCTGCGGCGGAGGCCTTGAGCTATCTGCAGGCCCGCCTGGCGCAGCGTGCAGCGCCTGTCGGTTGA
- a CDS encoding DUF3419 family protein, whose protein sequence is MTELAPDAGFRGNEKLKGALLQHAALSPAGLSERLFGLLFSGLVYAQIWEDPEVDMQAMELAEGHRIVTIGSGGCNMLAYLSRRPASIDVVDLNPNHIALNRLKLAAFRHLPDHASVRRLLGEQGVSTNVRMYERHIAPNLDTATRRHWEARGVTGRRRISVFNGNIYRTGLLGRFITIGHLIARSHGVRLEEIAETRSLREQRMFFDSRIAPLFDKPLIRWLTRRKSSLFGLGIPPQQYDELASLASDGTIAPVLRHRLEKLCCHFLLRDNYFAWQAFLRRYPKAEEGVLPTYLQEQHYHAIRETTDRVTVHHANFTELLARKPAGSVDRYVLLDAQDWMNERQLNDLWTEITRTASDGARVIFRTAAEDSILNGKLAPDLLAQWHYLAERSHALNTQDRSAIYGGFHIYEKRPT, encoded by the coding sequence ATGACTGAGCTTGCACCCGATGCCGGATTTCGTGGAAACGAGAAGCTGAAGGGTGCATTGCTGCAGCATGCCGCTCTTTCACCTGCGGGCCTGTCTGAAAGACTGTTCGGCCTGCTGTTCTCCGGCCTCGTCTATGCGCAGATCTGGGAAGACCCCGAGGTCGACATGCAGGCCATGGAACTTGCCGAAGGCCATCGCATCGTCACCATCGGTTCCGGCGGCTGCAACATGCTCGCCTATCTCAGCCGCCGCCCGGCCTCGATCGATGTGGTCGACCTGAACCCGAACCATATCGCGCTCAATCGCCTGAAGCTTGCCGCCTTCCGCCACCTGCCAGACCATGCCTCGGTCCGTCGCCTGCTCGGCGAACAGGGCGTCAGCACGAATGTCCGGATGTATGAACGCCACATCGCGCCCAATCTGGACACGGCGACACGGCGCCACTGGGAGGCTCGCGGCGTGACGGGGCGTCGCCGCATCTCCGTCTTCAATGGCAACATCTACCGCACAGGCCTTCTCGGGCGGTTCATCACCATCGGCCACCTGATCGCCCGCAGCCATGGCGTTCGCCTGGAGGAGATCGCCGAAACCCGCTCCTTGCGCGAACAGCGCATGTTCTTCGACAGCCGCATTGCACCCTTGTTCGACAAGCCGCTCATTCGCTGGCTGACCCGCCGCAAGAGTTCGCTCTTCGGCCTCGGCATCCCGCCACAGCAATATGACGAGCTCGCATCGCTGGCCAGTGACGGGACCATTGCCCCCGTCCTGCGCCATCGCCTGGAAAAGCTCTGCTGCCATTTCCTGCTGCGCGACAACTACTTCGCCTGGCAGGCCTTCCTCCGCCGCTATCCGAAGGCGGAAGAAGGTGTCCTGCCGACCTATCTGCAGGAACAGCACTATCATGCCATCAGGGAGACGACGGATCGCGTGACCGTTCACCACGCCAACTTCACCGAACTCCTGGCGAGAAAGCCCGCCGGCAGCGTCGATCGCTACGTCCTCCTCGACGCACAGGACTGGATGAACGAGCGACAGCTGAACGACCTGTGGACCGAGATCACCCGCACCGCCTCGGACGGCGCCCGCGTCATCTTCCGTACCGCCGCGGAAGACAGCATCCTGAACGGAAAGCTCGCACCCGACCTTCTCGCCCAGTGGCATTATCTGGCCGAACGCTCGCATGCCCTCAACACGCAGGACCGCTCCGCCATCTATGGTGGCTTCCACATCTATGAGAAGCGGCCCACATGA
- a CDS encoding class I SAM-dependent methyltransferase: protein MSESPAALAATESRDHADRMDHMYRYQRHIYDLTRKYYLLGRDHMIAGLDLQDGGSLLEIGCGTGRNLVLAQRHFPHAKLFGLDISAEMLATAHARFEDKASRPRLEVADATTFRASDCGQPHFDRVMISYALSMIPDWQSAIDRGIEAIGPEGSLHIVDFGQQERLPRWFQRGLQAWLARFHVTPRPDLKSVLEERAASQSLRLTFEPLWRGYAWHAVLTR from the coding sequence ATGAGCGAGAGCCCTGCCGCCCTCGCTGCGACCGAAAGCCGGGACCATGCAGACCGCATGGACCACATGTATCGTTATCAGCGGCATATCTATGACCTGACGCGGAAATACTACCTGCTCGGTCGAGACCACATGATCGCAGGGCTGGATCTGCAAGACGGCGGCTCACTCCTGGAAATCGGCTGCGGCACGGGGCGCAACCTCGTCCTTGCGCAGCGGCACTTTCCGCATGCCAAACTCTTCGGCCTCGACATCTCGGCCGAGATGCTCGCAACAGCCCATGCCAGGTTCGAGGACAAGGCATCACGTCCAAGGCTCGAGGTCGCCGATGCCACGACTTTTCGCGCTTCGGATTGCGGACAGCCGCATTTTGATCGGGTGATGATCTCCTATGCCCTTTCGATGATTCCCGATTGGCAAAGTGCCATCGACCGGGGCATAGAGGCGATCGGTCCAGAGGGATCCCTGCACATCGTCGACTTCGGTCAGCAGGAGCGCCTGCCCCGCTGGTTTCAAAGGGGTCTGCAGGCCTGGCTTGCCCGCTTCCACGTCACCCCGCGCCCGGATCTGAAAAGCGTCCTGGAAGAGCGGGCGGCCTCACAGAGCCTGCGGCTGACATTCGAGCCCCTCTGGCGTGGCTATGCCTGGCATGCGGTCCTCACACGCTGA
- a CDS encoding glycoside hydrolase family 25 protein: MRWLPPFLLPLCLAVTGCTSGSYDLLETASLSPRFQDNDPQHFDGKTPHRHEVHGIDVSKWNGDVDWRQVKKSGVSFVFIKATEGKDMLDPRFHEYWKGASDAGIPHAAYHFYYFCSTADEQADWFIKNVPRDANLLPPVLDVEWNPTSPTCRLRPDPATVRGEMQRFMQRIEAHFGKRPIIYTSVDFHRDNLEGAFRDHHFWVRAVAQHPSMIYPERRWSFWQYTSTGVIPGIRGETDINVFAGTQKNWQNWVAAVSK, from the coding sequence ATGCGGTGGCTTCCCCCATTCCTTCTCCCCCTTTGCCTTGCAGTCACGGGCTGTACCTCGGGCTCCTATGACCTCCTGGAGACAGCCTCTCTCTCGCCGCGCTTCCAGGACAACGACCCCCAGCATTTCGACGGCAAGACACCGCATCGTCACGAAGTGCACGGCATCGACGTCTCCAAGTGGAACGGCGATGTCGATTGGCGCCAGGTGAAGAAGTCGGGCGTGTCCTTCGTCTTCATCAAGGCGACCGAAGGCAAGGACATGCTTGATCCGCGCTTCCATGAATACTGGAAGGGCGCAAGCGACGCCGGGATCCCGCACGCGGCTTACCACTTCTATTACTTCTGCTCGACGGCCGACGAGCAGGCCGACTGGTTCATCAAGAACGTGCCGCGCGATGCCAACCTGCTGCCACCGGTGCTCGACGTCGAATGGAACCCGACCTCCCCGACCTGCCGTCTGCGGCCGGATCCCGCAACGGTGCGCGGCGAAATGCAGCGCTTCATGCAGCGCATAGAGGCCCATTTCGGCAAGCGTCCGATCATATACACCTCCGTCGACTTCCACCGCGACAACCTCGAAGGCGCGTTCAGGGATCATCACTTCTGGGTCAGGGCCGTGGCGCAGCATCCAAGCATGATCTATCCGGAACGGCGTTGGTCCTTCTGGCAATACACGTCGACAGGCGTCATTCCCGGCATTCGCGGCGAAACCGATATCAACGTTTTCGCTGGCACCCAGAAGAACTGGCAGAACTGGGTCGCCGCCGTCTCGAAATGA
- a CDS encoding lytic murein transglycosylase produces the protein MNKALRHALPVALILASAGFAQAQQQCGGDLATFLEGVKAEAIAAGTPAEIADKALAGAAIDQKVLSRDRSQGVFRQTFLEFSSRTGSQARLDTGLQKIREYSEVFARAEQEYGVPAGVIAAFWAKETDFGAVQGDFNTRNALVTLAHDCRRPELFRPQLLALIKMVEHGDLDPATNTGAWAGEIGQVQMLPQDIIAFGVDGDGDNHVNVKQSSPDALLTAARFIQHLGFKRGEPWIQEVSIPENLPFEKSGLGGTMTAGEWFALGVQPRDGETAFSALPASLILPQGRKGPAFITYPNFNIYLEWNQSFIYTTSAAYFATRFGGAPAYQKGNPEPGLDTDQMMALQTKLQGLGHDVGKIDGILGAGTRVAVQKEQQRVGLPADGWPTPALLAAL, from the coding sequence ATGAACAAAGCCCTGCGTCATGCGCTCCCTGTTGCCCTCATTCTTGCCTCTGCCGGTTTCGCCCAGGCGCAACAGCAATGCGGCGGCGATCTCGCGACCTTCCTCGAAGGCGTGAAGGCGGAAGCCATTGCCGCAGGCACGCCGGCCGAAATTGCCGACAAGGCGCTTGCGGGTGCCGCCATCGACCAGAAGGTTCTGTCCCGCGACCGCTCGCAGGGTGTCTTCCGCCAGACCTTCCTGGAATTCTCGAGCCGCACCGGCAGTCAGGCGCGCCTCGACACCGGCCTGCAAAAAATCCGGGAATATTCCGAGGTATTCGCGCGTGCCGAACAGGAATATGGCGTACCGGCCGGCGTCATCGCTGCCTTCTGGGCCAAGGAAACGGACTTCGGCGCGGTACAGGGTGATTTCAACACACGCAATGCGCTGGTCACGCTTGCCCATGATTGCCGCCGCCCGGAACTCTTCCGTCCGCAACTTCTGGCGCTCATCAAGATGGTCGAGCATGGCGATCTGGACCCTGCCACCAACACCGGAGCCTGGGCCGGCGAAATTGGCCAGGTGCAGATGCTCCCCCAAGACATCATCGCTTTCGGCGTGGATGGCGATGGCGACAACCATGTGAACGTCAAGCAGAGCAGCCCTGACGCCCTTCTCACGGCTGCACGCTTCATTCAGCACCTCGGCTTCAAGCGCGGAGAACCCTGGATCCAGGAAGTCAGCATTCCGGAGAACCTGCCCTTCGAGAAGTCCGGCCTTGGAGGCACGATGACGGCAGGAGAGTGGTTCGCGCTCGGCGTTCAGCCCCGCGACGGCGAGACGGCTTTCTCCGCCCTGCCCGCCTCGCTGATTCTGCCGCAGGGTCGCAAGGGACCGGCCTTCATCACCTATCCGAACTTCAACATCTATCTCGAATGGAATCAATCCTTCATCTACACGACCTCGGCAGCCTACTTCGCCACGCGCTTTGGCGGGGCGCCTGCCTACCAGAAGGGCAATCCGGAACCGGGCCTCGACACCGACCAGATGATGGCGCTGCAGACCAAGCTGCAGGGCCTTGGCCATGACGTCGGCAAGATCGACGGCATCCTCGGTGCCGGCACACGCGTCGCGGTGCAGAAGGAGCAGCAGCGAGTGGGCCTACCCGCCGATGGCTGGCCGACACCGGCACTGCTGGCCGCGCTCTGA
- the metF gene encoding methylenetetrahydrofolate reductase [NAD(P)H] — protein sequence MTKPERPIAKTPDVRISFEFFPPKSPDMEDQLWQTVQALQPYQPDFVSVTYGAGGTTREPTLATVKRLIADTPLATASHLTCVGATRDEVRAVVEEFQAAGVRHFVALRGDPQGGMGSRYAPHPGGFVNAADLVSGLRDLGDFEISVSAYPERHPESENDDVDLDMLKQKVDAGATRALTQFFFDNDIFERYLERVRAAGISIPIVPGIMPIQNLTQLKRFASMCGASTPSFLDERFEGTEGDAQARAAVAADIAAEQIADLSRRGIEEFHIYTMNRAPLTIATLERLGIAAKVDKVSNAAA from the coding sequence ATGACGAAGCCCGAACGGCCGATCGCCAAGACCCCCGATGTACGGATCTCCTTCGAGTTCTTCCCACCCAAGTCGCCCGACATGGAGGATCAGCTCTGGCAGACGGTGCAGGCCTTGCAGCCTTACCAGCCCGATTTCGTTTCGGTGACCTATGGTGCCGGTGGGACGACACGCGAGCCGACCCTTGCGACAGTCAAGCGGTTGATTGCCGACACCCCACTCGCCACCGCGTCCCATCTCACCTGTGTGGGGGCAACGCGTGACGAGGTGCGTGCGGTGGTCGAAGAGTTCCAAGCAGCCGGCGTTCGTCACTTCGTGGCGCTGCGTGGCGATCCACAAGGCGGCATGGGCAGCCGTTATGCGCCGCATCCGGGCGGCTTCGTCAACGCTGCCGACCTCGTTTCCGGTCTGCGTGACCTGGGCGATTTCGAGATTTCCGTCTCGGCCTATCCCGAACGCCACCCGGAAAGCGAAAACGACGATGTCGATCTGGATATGCTCAAGCAGAAGGTCGATGCCGGGGCAACGCGCGCTCTGACGCAATTCTTCTTCGACAACGATATCTTCGAGCGTTACCTGGAACGGGTGCGGGCGGCGGGGATCAGCATCCCGATCGTGCCGGGCATCATGCCGATCCAGAACCTGACGCAGCTAAAGCGCTTCGCCTCGATGTGCGGCGCCAGCACCCCGTCATTCCTCGACGAGCGTTTCGAGGGGACGGAAGGCGATGCTCAAGCGCGTGCCGCGGTTGCGGCCGACATTGCGGCAGAGCAGATCGCCGATCTCTCGCGGCGCGGCATCGAGGAGTTTCACATCTACACGATGAACCGGGCGCCACTGACCATCGCAACGCTGGAGCGCCTCGGCATCGCCGCTAAGGTCGACAAGGTCTCCAACGCGGCCGCCTGA
- a CDS encoding ArsR/SmtB family transcription factor, which yields MRLGVDTLVELLKAAGEPTRLRLLTLLSAGDLTVTDLTEILGQSQPRISRHLKLLAEADLIDRYQEGAWAYFRLKQDGSGAALVRLLLDAAEDSDPVLQRDRDRLAGVKRARAEKAQAYFSRNASEWDELRRLHVNDADVEAALLRIVGTDAVESMLDLGTGTGRILQLLSPRYRRAIGIDASRDMLAVARSNLDKEGILSASVRHGDILNLPLDAGDYDLVTIHQVLHFLEEPELALAEAARMLKPGGRLAIIDLAPHAHEYLRDEHAHVRLGFSHAVMAEWLDRQGLAVEDVIDLPPETAAGRGLTVTIWLARRGRAVAHAASEQPLALTGSR from the coding sequence ATGAGACTCGGCGTCGATACTCTTGTGGAATTGCTGAAGGCGGCGGGCGAGCCAACCCGCCTGCGTCTTCTGACGCTTCTGTCGGCGGGCGATCTCACGGTCACCGACCTTACAGAAATTCTCGGCCAGTCGCAGCCGCGAATCTCGCGTCATCTCAAACTGCTCGCGGAAGCCGACCTGATTGACCGCTATCAGGAGGGCGCCTGGGCCTATTTTCGATTGAAACAGGATGGCTCCGGCGCGGCACTGGTCCGGCTGCTGCTGGATGCGGCCGAGGACAGTGATCCGGTGCTTCAGCGTGACCGGGATCGCTTGGCTGGCGTGAAGCGGGCGAGGGCGGAGAAGGCCCAGGCCTATTTCAGCCGCAACGCATCCGAATGGGACGAGCTTCGCCGCCTGCATGTCAACGATGCCGATGTGGAAGCGGCACTGCTGCGGATCGTCGGAACCGACGCGGTCGAATCCATGCTCGACCTCGGCACAGGCACCGGCCGCATCCTGCAACTGCTTTCGCCGCGTTACCGTCGGGCAATCGGCATCGATGCCAGCCGGGACATGCTGGCGGTCGCTCGCTCGAACCTCGACAAGGAAGGTATCCTGTCGGCGAGCGTGCGTCACGGCGACATCCTGAACCTGCCGCTCGATGCCGGCGACTACGATCTCGTGACGATCCATCAGGTCTTGCACTTCCTGGAAGAGCCGGAGCTGGCGCTCGCCGAAGCCGCACGCATGCTGAAGCCGGGCGGTCGGCTCGCCATCATCGATCTGGCACCTCATGCCCACGAGTATCTCCGAGACGAGCACGCCCATGTACGGCTCGGCTTCTCCCATGCTGTCATGGCCGAATGGCTCGACCGCCAGGGATTGGCCGTCGAGGACGTCATCGACCTGCCGCCGGAAACTGCCGCGGGGCGCGGGCTCACCGTGACCATCTGGCTTGCCCGGCGCGGACGTGCTGTGGCGCATGCCGCTTCTGAACAACCCCTTGCCTTGACCGGGAGCAGATAA